One genomic window of Branchiostoma lanceolatum isolate klBraLanc5 chromosome 5, klBraLanc5.hap2, whole genome shotgun sequence includes the following:
- the LOC136435467 gene encoding bis(5'-adenosyl)-triphosphatase-like isoform X3, translating to MAGPSFKFGQHVLQASCVFFKSRLSIGFVNRKPVVPGHVLVSPLRVVERFGELSSEEVADLFMATQTISGVVEKHFQGTSLTIAIQDGPEAGQTVKHVHVHILPRRSGDFPQNDDVYEALDKHDKEMGEDARWRTEEEMAEEASVLAKYFNCQIDAEPLSLGLQFR from the exons ATGGCAGGACCATCATTTAAATTTGGACAGCATGTTCTCCAAGCATCGTGTGTTTTCTTCAAGTCCAGGCTCAGCATTGGGTTTGTCAACAGGAAGCCTGTTGTTCCAGGTC ATGTCCTGGTGTCCCCACTGAGAGTTGTGGAGAGGTTTGGAGAGCTGTCATCAGAGGAGGTGGCTGATCTCTTCATGGCAACGCAGACAATCTCAGGGGTGGTAGAAAAACACTTTCAGGGCACTTCACTCACCATTGCCATACAG GATGGGCCTGAAGCAGGACAAACAGTTAAG CATGTTCATGTGCACATACTGCCCAGGAGAAGTGGTGACTTTCCACAAAACGATGACGTGTATGAGGCG TTAGACAAACATGACAAAGAGATGGGTGAAGATGCAAGATGGAGAACTGAAGAAGAAATGGCAGAGGAGGCCTCAGTCTTGGCTAAATACTTCAACTGTCAG